From the genome of Ralstonia pickettii, one region includes:
- a CDS encoding transglycosylase SLT domain-containing protein — protein MRSVRLLAATVLSLLLAACATAPGPNADTASTSASTAAGQASAPVVNIDQQPVASLKGPAKDLWARIRQGFSMPDLQSSAVDDRTDWYAQRPDAFRRMVDRSNRYLYHIVEELERRNMPTELALLPFVESAFNPQAVSSAKAAGMWQFIPSTGRTYNLKQNVFQDERRDVLASTDAALDYLSKLHDQFGDWQLALAAYNWGEGAVARAISRNQAAGLSTDYVNLNMPAETRMYVPKLQAVKNIIANPERYGVTLPDIPNHPYFVTVTTSRDIDVTLAAKLANLPMDEFKALNPSFNRPVILGASNPQILLPYDNAETFQYNLNTYRGGLSSWTAVTVGNRERVEALAARLKVDPDTIREINRIPKGMRLKAGSTVVVPRSDGAQENAPDISPELAENATMAVEPDMPDLRRVVVRAGKRDTVAGLSRRYGVSVAQLRAWNQLPGDAIPKGHSVVLMLPQARGGSRGGHVRVMRVSGTTSRATAATTRVPTAKVAGKPVVKAKPVATSSSSAKRKKR, from the coding sequence ATGCGATCCGTGCGACTTCTTGCGGCAACTGTGCTCAGTCTGCTCCTCGCGGCCTGTGCAACGGCCCCCGGGCCGAACGCCGACACGGCCAGCACCAGCGCCTCCACCGCCGCCGGCCAAGCGTCTGCGCCGGTCGTCAATATCGATCAGCAGCCCGTCGCGTCCCTGAAAGGGCCCGCCAAGGATCTCTGGGCGCGCATTCGCCAAGGGTTTTCCATGCCCGACCTGCAAAGCTCGGCCGTGGATGATCGTACCGACTGGTATGCGCAGCGCCCGGATGCCTTCCGCCGCATGGTGGACCGGTCCAACCGCTACCTGTATCACATCGTCGAAGAGCTGGAGCGGCGCAACATGCCCACCGAGCTGGCGCTGCTGCCCTTCGTGGAAAGCGCATTCAACCCGCAGGCCGTGTCGAGCGCCAAGGCCGCCGGAATGTGGCAGTTCATCCCGAGCACCGGCAGAACGTACAACCTCAAGCAAAACGTCTTCCAGGATGAGCGCCGCGATGTGCTGGCCTCGACCGACGCTGCACTGGATTATCTTTCCAAGCTGCACGACCAGTTTGGCGACTGGCAACTCGCGCTGGCCGCCTACAACTGGGGCGAAGGTGCGGTGGCACGCGCGATTTCGCGCAACCAGGCTGCTGGCCTGTCGACCGACTATGTCAACCTGAACATGCCGGCCGAGACGCGCATGTACGTGCCCAAGCTCCAGGCGGTGAAGAACATCATCGCCAACCCGGAGCGCTATGGCGTCACGCTGCCCGACATCCCGAACCACCCGTACTTCGTCACCGTCACCACTTCACGCGATATTGATGTGACGCTGGCCGCCAAGCTGGCGAATCTGCCGATGGACGAGTTCAAGGCACTGAACCCGTCGTTCAACCGGCCGGTGATCCTGGGCGCGTCGAACCCGCAGATTCTCCTGCCCTACGACAACGCGGAAACGTTCCAATACAACCTCAACACCTATCGCGGCGGCCTTTCAAGCTGGACGGCCGTGACGGTCGGCAACCGGGAGCGTGTGGAGGCGTTGGCCGCCCGGCTGAAGGTCGATCCCGACACCATTCGCGAGATCAACCGTATTCCAAAGGGCATGCGTTTGAAGGCGGGCTCCACCGTGGTCGTACCGCGTTCTGATGGCGCCCAGGAAAACGCACCCGACATCAGCCCTGAACTGGCCGAGAACGCCACCATGGCGGTCGAACCCGACATGCCCGACCTCAGAAGGGTGGTCGTGCGTGCGGGCAAGCGTGACACGGTTGCAGGTCTGTCGCGGCGCTATGGCGTGTCCGTTGCCCAGCTTCGTGCGTGGAATCAGCTTCCTGGCGACGCCATCCCGAAGGGCCACAGTGTCGTCCTGATGCTGCCGCAAGCACGCGGAGGCAGCCGTGGCGGGCATGTGCGCGTGATGCGCGTATCGGGCACCACGTCGCGCGCCACGGCGGCAACCACCCGCGTTCCGACTGCGAAGGTGGCTGGCAAGCCGGTGGTCAAGGCCAAACCGGTGGCAACTTCATCCAGTTCGGCCAAGCGCAAGAAGCGCTGA
- the gloB gene encoding hydroxyacylglutathione hydrolase codes for MVQGGVPRGVALEVEAIAAFTDNYIWALHDGRVAAVVDPGDAQPVLRFLKERGLALGAIVITHHHGDHVGGVRELLDAYPQNPEGAPLPVIGPAHESIPCRTQAVREGDVVTLAQPAATFRVIDVPGHTSGHVAYVGQLQGNAASASLFCGDTLFATGCGRLFEGTPAQMRASLAKLAALAPDTRVYCAHEYTASNVRFARAVEPGNADLAAWEDEVTALRAEGRSTVPTTIGHERATNPFMRSDDANVTQAVARHAGIDGDDPVAIFAALRQWKNDFR; via the coding sequence ATGGTCCAGGGTGGTGTGCCGCGTGGTGTAGCGCTTGAGGTGGAGGCGATCGCTGCGTTTACGGACAATTATATTTGGGCACTACACGATGGCCGCGTGGCTGCTGTCGTCGACCCGGGCGACGCGCAACCGGTGCTGCGCTTCCTGAAGGAGCGCGGGCTCGCGCTCGGTGCCATTGTAATCACACATCATCATGGCGATCACGTCGGCGGGGTGCGCGAACTGCTTGACGCGTATCCGCAGAATCCCGAGGGCGCGCCGCTGCCGGTCATCGGTCCAGCCCACGAATCGATCCCGTGCCGCACGCAAGCTGTGCGCGAAGGCGACGTCGTGACGCTCGCGCAGCCAGCCGCCACATTCAGGGTGATCGATGTACCAGGTCATACCAGCGGTCACGTAGCCTATGTGGGTCAGCTTCAGGGTAATGCCGCATCGGCGAGCCTGTTTTGTGGCGATACACTCTTCGCCACTGGTTGCGGCCGGCTTTTTGAAGGGACGCCTGCGCAGATGCGCGCGTCGCTGGCAAAGCTGGCGGCGTTGGCGCCCGATACGCGTGTCTATTGCGCGCATGAATACACTGCATCCAATGTGCGTTTTGCGCGCGCCGTCGAACCTGGGAACGCCGACTTGGCAGCCTGGGAGGATGAGGTAACGGCGTTGCGGGCCGAGGGCCGCTCGACTGTGCCCACGACCATTGGGCACGAGCGGGCGACCAATCCCTTCATGCGATCGGATGACGCCAATGTGACGCAGGCCGTGGCACGCCATGCGGGTATCGACGGCGATGATCCGGTTGCGATATTTGCCGCGTTGCGTCAGTGGAAGAACGATTTCCGTTGA
- a CDS encoding class I SAM-dependent methyltransferase produces MSDSSNDRRIIDWHHWLASPPGQYVLRWEQAQFDRTVADMFGYHALQLGHPGFGALRENRIPLIARVVDDIDPTAPIETLDPMEGNPAESADPADAEPDASTPQRQATPRVICRYDELPFASQSIDLVALPHVLEFTDDPHEVLREVARVLMPEGRLVITGFNPLSLWGMRQGMRRLGTESFLPAQSQMIAFTRLKDWLKLLGFDIVRGRFGCYCPPNRSDKWLQRTAFMEKAGDRWWPIFGAVYMLQAVKRVRAMRLVGPAWKTRKSPSLVPAGTPVATPSGSHSTKAPSATARDGKSGV; encoded by the coding sequence ATGTCCGACTCCTCTAACGATCGTCGCATTATAGATTGGCACCACTGGCTAGCTTCGCCGCCCGGGCAATATGTCCTGCGCTGGGAACAGGCCCAGTTCGATCGCACGGTGGCCGACATGTTCGGCTATCACGCGCTGCAGTTGGGCCACCCCGGTTTTGGAGCGCTGCGCGAGAACCGCATCCCGCTGATCGCCCGTGTGGTCGATGACATCGATCCGACAGCCCCCATCGAAACGCTCGACCCGATGGAAGGCAACCCCGCCGAATCCGCCGATCCGGCCGACGCAGAGCCGGACGCCAGCACACCCCAGCGCCAAGCCACGCCCCGCGTGATCTGCCGCTATGACGAGCTGCCCTTTGCTTCGCAGAGCATCGATCTCGTCGCCCTGCCCCACGTGCTGGAATTTACCGACGATCCCCACGAAGTGCTGCGCGAAGTGGCGCGCGTGCTGATGCCCGAGGGGCGCTTGGTCATCACCGGCTTCAACCCGCTCAGCCTGTGGGGCATGCGCCAGGGCATGCGGCGCTTGGGCACGGAATCGTTTCTGCCTGCGCAGAGCCAGATGATTGCGTTCACGCGCCTGAAGGACTGGCTGAAGCTGCTCGGATTTGATATCGTGCGCGGCCGTTTCGGCTGCTACTGCCCGCCCAATCGCTCGGACAAATGGCTGCAGCGCACCGCCTTCATGGAGAAGGCCGGCGACCGCTGGTGGCCGATCTTCGGCGCGGTTTACATGCTGCAGGCTGTCAAGCGCGTGCGCGCTATGCGCCTGGTCGGTCCGGCTTGGAAGACGCGTAAATCGCCGTCGCTGGTGCCGGCCGGCACGCCGGTCGCGACACCTTCGGGCTCGCATTCGACCAAGGCACCTTCGGCTACTGCGCGCGACGGCAAATCGGGCGTCTGA
- the rnhA gene encoding ribonuclease HI, with protein sequence MQEVTVYSDGACKGNPGLGGWGTVLVSGSHEKELFGGEALTTNNRMELMAVIEAFRALKRPCRVQVYTDSQYVQKGISEWLAGWKARGWKTADKKPVKNDDLWRTLDELVAGHEVSWHWVKGHAGHPGNERADALANKGVEMARQAKA encoded by the coding sequence ATGCAGGAAGTCACCGTTTATTCCGATGGCGCGTGCAAGGGCAACCCCGGCCTTGGCGGCTGGGGCACCGTGCTCGTCTCGGGCAGCCACGAAAAAGAACTCTTTGGCGGCGAAGCGCTGACCACCAACAACCGCATGGAATTGATGGCCGTGATCGAAGCATTCCGCGCGCTGAAGCGGCCGTGCCGGGTGCAGGTGTACACCGATTCGCAGTATGTTCAAAAAGGCATCAGCGAATGGTTGGCCGGCTGGAAGGCGCGCGGCTGGAAGACAGCCGACAAGAAGCCCGTGAAGAACGACGACCTCTGGCGCACGCTGGACGAACTCGTCGCCGGGCATGAGGTGAGCTGGCATTGGGTCAAGGGCCATGCCGGCCACCCCGGCAACGAGCGCGCCGATGCGCTTGCCAACAAGGGCGTCGAAATGGCGCGCCAGGCAAAGGCCTGA
- a CDS encoding lysozyme encodes MSTEHNPRTTGERGLALIKESEGLRLSTYLDAVGKPTIGYGHLIRPGETFHGPISQQQAEALLRKDLADTEQGIAKAVRVSITQGQFDALASFVFNLGAGRLRSSTLLRKLNAGDYAGAANQFLLWDKAGGKPLKGLTKRRQAERKLFLS; translated from the coding sequence ATGAGCACTGAGCACAACCCGCGCACCACCGGCGAGCGAGGCCTCGCGCTGATCAAGGAATCGGAAGGACTGCGTCTGTCGACGTATCTGGATGCGGTCGGTAAGCCGACCATCGGCTACGGCCATTTGATCCGGCCTGGCGAGACCTTCCACGGGCCGATCTCGCAGCAGCAGGCCGAAGCGCTGCTGCGCAAAGACCTGGCCGACACCGAGCAGGGCATTGCCAAGGCCGTGCGCGTGTCAATTACGCAAGGTCAATTCGACGCACTGGCGTCCTTTGTCTTCAACCTGGGGGCGGGGCGGCTTCGCTCTTCAACGCTGCTGCGCAAGCTCAACGCGGGCGACTACGCCGGCGCGGCCAATCAGTTCCTGCTGTGGGACAAGGCCGGCGGCAAGCCGCTCAAAGGACTGACGAAGCGCCGCCAGGCCGAACGCAAGTTGTTCCTGTCCTGA
- a CDS encoding DUF2589 domain-containing protein, producing the protein MFKLFSRRGRDDDRASSAPATPPARPASTSPTPPASSGPAPFPEAASDAPPPSPPGALPPGGGTGGGSNSHGHPGLNGLTLDDITRGMQHAAASANQMLAQQYTALLDQFFDADEAGTLVAREVELALDSQHRLALPLVSLAMPRGLALEEMTVNMTVRSDIAEALPLHGAAAGGVGRFYVSLAPHSKRDTGRDSEHIDIEMKFTALQPPEAVMRVIDEYTNRLVPRPVQPNAAASDGPGTTSTPQEKSDEH; encoded by the coding sequence ATGTTCAAACTCTTCAGCCGCCGTGGGCGTGATGATGACCGCGCGTCCTCGGCGCCCGCCACACCGCCGGCGCGGCCCGCCAGCACGTCACCAACGCCACCTGCGTCTTCCGGTCCTGCGCCGTTTCCCGAGGCTGCGTCCGATGCGCCTCCGCCGTCGCCACCCGGTGCGTTGCCGCCTGGCGGTGGCACAGGCGGTGGCAGCAACAGCCACGGCCATCCGGGCTTGAACGGCCTGACGCTAGACGACATTACGCGTGGCATGCAGCACGCCGCCGCGTCCGCCAACCAGATGCTTGCGCAGCAGTACACCGCGCTACTCGATCAGTTTTTCGATGCCGACGAGGCCGGCACGCTGGTGGCGCGGGAGGTCGAACTTGCGCTCGACAGTCAGCACCGGCTGGCGCTGCCGCTGGTGTCGCTTGCGATGCCGCGTGGCCTCGCGCTCGAAGAAATGACGGTGAACATGACCGTGCGCAGCGACATCGCCGAGGCCTTGCCCTTACACGGTGCAGCCGCCGGTGGCGTAGGCCGTTTCTACGTCTCGCTTGCGCCGCACTCCAAGCGTGACACCGGCCGCGACAGCGAGCACATCGACATCGAGATGAAGTTCACCGCGCTGCAGCCGCCGGAAGCCGTGATGCGCGTCATCGACGAATACACGAATCGCCTGGTGCCAAGGCCCGTGCAGCCAAATGCCGCCGCCTCCGATGGCCCCGGCACAACCAGCACGCCGCAGGAGAAGAGCGATGAGCACTGA
- a CDS encoding DUF2589 domain-containing protein has product MDNGLIGSVINALPIDKMISAPLQAMIAAQTSAAKSYADFLLQVCIQNGKAVAVQFDYDETIVDEKGVAQGTIQKTMRIPLLCAVVHPVIAIEEGTIDFELEITQSEKSSSTTEAEGSFQAKFGWGPFSVSVSGRASHKSEQTRSTDTRAKYSFHTQVKRQSPPEALMRVMEFLTDAATKPVVIKGKENDVKPLPATPTDGTMVGEKVPAGGNAPAPAPANP; this is encoded by the coding sequence ATGGACAACGGACTTATCGGGTCGGTTATCAATGCGCTGCCGATCGACAAGATGATCTCTGCGCCGCTGCAGGCGATGATCGCGGCGCAAACCTCGGCGGCAAAATCCTATGCCGATTTTCTGCTGCAGGTATGTATTCAGAACGGCAAAGCCGTTGCGGTGCAATTTGATTACGACGAAACCATCGTCGACGAGAAGGGCGTGGCGCAGGGCACTATCCAGAAGACGATGCGTATTCCGCTGCTGTGCGCGGTCGTGCATCCGGTGATTGCCATCGAGGAGGGCACGATCGATTTCGAACTGGAAATTACGCAGTCGGAGAAATCGTCGTCCACCACCGAGGCAGAAGGCTCCTTCCAGGCCAAATTCGGCTGGGGCCCGTTCAGCGTATCGGTGTCGGGCCGCGCCTCGCACAAGTCGGAGCAGACTCGTAGCACGGATACGCGCGCCAAGTACTCCTTCCACACCCAGGTCAAGCGTCAGAGCCCGCCGGAAGCGCTGATGCGCGTGATGGAGTTCTTGACTGACGCGGCAACCAAGCCGGTGGTCATCAAGGGCAAGGAGAACGACGTCAAGCCGCTGCCCGCCACGCCGACCGACGGCACGATGGTCGGCGAAAAGGTGCCGGCCGGCGGCAACGCGCCAGCCCCGGCTCCGGCAAATCCGTAA
- a CDS encoding response regulator transcription factor: protein MNILVIDSLPLFAAGVSNVLNALDAQGVFIDTHYTAQIGPACRQAEPTAVVMEWSAEDDDARQRLSELKAVLPEVPVLLTVRAVGRHVVGDALRFGAAGVVDRQATADVLLEALQRITSGAVYLPPISNLYPDDPRHTPGESPAEIWRRLTPRQHEVLQLLAEGKSNKQICRVLNVAEGTIKNHLYALFRQIGVNNRTEAALWLSRCKASLARLQMCAM from the coding sequence ATGAATATTCTGGTAATCGATAGCTTGCCGCTTTTTGCGGCAGGTGTGTCCAATGTATTGAATGCACTCGACGCGCAGGGTGTGTTTATCGATACGCACTACACCGCGCAAATCGGACCGGCTTGCAGGCAAGCCGAACCCACAGCCGTCGTGATGGAATGGAGCGCAGAGGACGACGACGCGCGACAACGTTTATCGGAGTTGAAAGCGGTGCTGCCTGAAGTGCCTGTGCTGCTGACGGTGCGAGCGGTGGGCCGGCACGTGGTGGGCGACGCGCTGCGCTTCGGCGCCGCCGGTGTGGTCGACCGGCAGGCCACGGCCGATGTCCTGCTGGAGGCCCTGCAGCGCATTACCTCGGGCGCGGTCTATTTGCCGCCCATCAGCAATCTCTACCCCGATGATCCGCGCCACACCCCTGGAGAGAGCCCGGCCGAAATCTGGCGTCGCCTCACGCCGCGGCAGCACGAGGTGCTGCAACTGCTTGCAGAGGGCAAATCCAACAAGCAGATCTGCCGCGTGCTCAACGTGGCTGAAGGCACCATCAAAAACCATCTGTACGCGCTGTTCCGGCAGATTGGCGTGAACAATCGGACCGAAGCGGCGCTCTGGCTGTCACGTTGCAAGGCAAGCCTTGCCCGACTGCAGATGTGCGCAATGTAG
- a CDS encoding DUF1488 domain-containing protein: METIEFHTSPPRYCAADLTLTCSASVDGVPACYAVTAEALEEHFGARSWRQEDLLQAMESHRGTIEDMARSLFKLTDSHNIVLRSGHFRFGM; the protein is encoded by the coding sequence ATGGAAACCATCGAATTTCACACCAGCCCGCCACGCTATTGCGCTGCGGATCTCACCCTCACCTGCAGCGCCAGCGTCGACGGCGTCCCGGCCTGCTATGCGGTGACGGCGGAAGCGCTCGAGGAGCATTTCGGCGCCCGCTCGTGGCGCCAGGAAGATCTGCTGCAAGCGATGGAATCGCACCGCGGCACTATTGAAGACATGGCGCGCTCGCTGTTCAAGCTGACGGACTCGCACAACATCGTGCTGCGCAGCGGCCATTTCCGGTTCGGCATGTAG
- a CDS encoding SpoVR family protein — MAYLSTGSEWTFELIRRYDQSIAQIAADFGLDTYPNQIEIITAEQMLDAYASSGLPLGYNHWSYGKHFLASERGYQRGLMGLAYEIVINSNPCIAYLMEENTMPMQALTIAHACYGHNSFFKGNYLFRTWTNADAIVDYLLFAKNYVAECEQRYGEQEVELLLDSCHALQNYGVDRYRRPKKLSINEEQARQAEREKYLEAQVNDLWRTLPTHRARALATADDIPEPDPQFPPEPEENLLYFIEKNAPKLQPWQREIVRIVRKIAQYFYPQRQTKVMNEGWATFWHYTILHKLYDEKLVNDAFMLELLQAHTNVIYQPPFNSPYYSGLNPYTLGFLMFQDIRRICESPEEEDYRWAPEIAGSDWQKTLDFAMRNFKDESFLLQFLSPRVIRELKLFSVLDDDRDAKLRVTAIHDEDGYRKIRELLAGQYDLSNIEPNIQVTNVDVGGDRSLTLRHLQSSRRPLASNYEEMLRHVVRLWGFTCRLEVVYEDGRREMKHECRPD, encoded by the coding sequence ATGGCCTACCTCTCTACGGGCTCGGAGTGGACTTTCGAGCTGATCAGGCGCTACGACCAAAGCATCGCCCAGATTGCCGCAGACTTTGGTCTGGACACCTATCCGAACCAGATCGAGATCATTACCGCCGAGCAGATGCTCGATGCCTACGCGTCGTCCGGCTTGCCGCTGGGCTACAACCATTGGTCATACGGCAAGCACTTCCTGGCGTCCGAACGCGGCTACCAGCGCGGCCTCATGGGGTTGGCTTACGAGATCGTCATCAATTCGAACCCCTGCATCGCCTACCTGATGGAGGAGAACACGATGCCGATGCAGGCCCTGACGATCGCGCATGCCTGCTATGGTCACAACTCCTTCTTCAAGGGCAATTACCTGTTCCGCACCTGGACGAACGCCGACGCCATTGTCGATTACCTGCTTTTCGCCAAGAACTACGTGGCCGAATGCGAGCAGCGCTACGGCGAACAGGAGGTGGAACTGCTGCTCGACTCCTGCCACGCATTGCAGAACTACGGGGTCGATCGTTATCGGCGGCCGAAGAAGCTGTCGATCAACGAAGAGCAGGCGCGCCAGGCGGAGCGCGAGAAATACCTGGAAGCGCAGGTCAACGACCTGTGGCGCACGCTGCCGACGCACCGCGCTCGCGCGCTCGCAACGGCGGACGACATACCGGAGCCCGATCCGCAATTCCCGCCGGAACCGGAAGAGAACCTGCTGTACTTCATCGAGAAGAACGCGCCCAAGTTGCAGCCATGGCAACGAGAAATCGTGCGCATCGTGCGCAAGATCGCGCAGTACTTTTATCCGCAGCGGCAGACCAAGGTGATGAACGAAGGCTGGGCGACGTTCTGGCACTACACCATCCTGCACAAGCTGTACGACGAAAAACTCGTCAACGACGCCTTCATGCTCGAGCTGCTGCAGGCCCACACCAACGTGATCTATCAGCCGCCATTCAACAGCCCGTATTACAGCGGACTGAACCCGTACACGCTGGGCTTTCTGATGTTCCAGGACATTCGGCGCATCTGTGAATCGCCGGAAGAGGAAGACTACCGCTGGGCGCCCGAGATTGCCGGCAGCGATTGGCAGAAGACGCTCGACTTCGCCATGCGCAACTTCAAGGACGAGAGCTTCCTCTTGCAATTCCTCTCGCCGCGCGTGATCCGTGAGTTGAAGCTGTTCTCCGTGCTTGATGACGACCGCGATGCCAAGCTGCGCGTCACCGCCATCCACGACGAGGACGGCTATCGCAAGATCCGAGAGTTGTTGGCAGGGCAGTACGACTTGTCGAACATCGAGCCCAACATCCAGGTGACCAACGTCGACGTGGGCGGCGATCGTTCACTGACGCTGCGGCACTTGCAGAGCAGCCGTCGCCCGCTCGCGTCGAACTACGAAGAGATGCTGCGCCACGTCGTGCGCCTGTGGGGCTTTACGTGCCGGCTGGAAGTCGTCTACGAAGACGGGCGCCGCGAGATGAAGCACGAGTGCAGGCCTGACTAG
- a CDS encoding YeaH/YhbH family protein: MGTIIDRRENGGGKSTVNKQRFIKRYRDQIRRAVAKAVTGRKIMDIEQSGQVSIPVKDISEPMFHHGSGGRREGVHPGNKEFIRGDSFDRPQQGSGGTGSQASDSGEGEDDFIFTLSREDFLNFFFEDMALPDLAKRSLAKIAEVRKVRAGFSLDGTPSNLSILRTMRSSLGRRIALSSPYQRRLHELEREYNEELENDGPYSVRAQELMKEMRHLRSCLDRVPFIEKLDLRYNNRVLRKRPQAQAVMFCVMDVSGSMDESRKDLAKRFFMLLYLFLKRNYERIDVVFIRHHTVAKEVDEEDFFHSRESGGTVVSSALKLMAEVMQERYSPSQWNIYCAQASDGDNWAGDSELCAKLLRETILPLTQYYAYVEVVSTEPQNLWEEYLTLKAGHDNFAMQRILKADEIYPVLHELFQKRAA, translated from the coding sequence ATGGGCACGATCATTGATCGGCGGGAGAACGGTGGCGGCAAAAGCACCGTCAACAAGCAACGCTTCATCAAGCGTTACCGAGACCAGATCCGCCGTGCGGTGGCCAAGGCCGTGACGGGCCGCAAGATCATGGACATCGAGCAGAGCGGGCAGGTGTCCATTCCCGTCAAGGACATCTCGGAGCCCATGTTCCACCACGGCTCGGGCGGGCGCCGCGAGGGCGTCCACCCGGGCAACAAAGAGTTCATTCGCGGCGACAGCTTCGACCGCCCGCAGCAGGGCAGCGGCGGTACCGGTTCGCAAGCCAGCGACTCGGGCGAGGGCGAGGACGATTTCATCTTCACGCTCTCGCGCGAGGACTTTCTCAACTTCTTCTTCGAAGACATGGCGTTGCCCGATCTTGCCAAGCGCAGCCTGGCCAAGATCGCCGAGGTGCGCAAGGTGCGCGCGGGCTTCTCGCTCGACGGCACGCCGTCCAACCTGTCGATTCTGCGCACGATGCGCAGCTCGCTCGGTCGCCGTATCGCGTTGTCCAGCCCGTATCAGCGCCGCCTGCACGAGCTGGAGCGCGAGTACAACGAAGAACTGGAAAACGACGGGCCCTACAGCGTACGCGCGCAAGAGCTGATGAAGGAGATGCGCCATCTGCGCTCCTGCCTTGATCGCGTGCCGTTCATCGAAAAGCTTGATCTACGCTACAACAATCGCGTGCTGCGCAAGCGGCCGCAGGCGCAGGCGGTGATGTTCTGCGTAATGGACGTATCCGGCTCGATGGACGAATCGCGCAAGGATCTGGCCAAGCGTTTCTTCATGCTGCTGTACCTGTTCCTGAAGCGGAACTACGAGCGCATCGACGTCGTCTTCATCCGCCACCACACCGTGGCCAAGGAGGTGGATGAGGAGGATTTCTTCCACTCGCGCGAGTCGGGTGGCACTGTCGTGTCGAGCGCACTCAAGCTGATGGCGGAAGTGATGCAGGAGCGCTATTCGCCGAGCCAATGGAACATCTATTGTGCGCAGGCTTCGGATGGCGACAACTGGGCGGGCGATTCTGAGCTATGCGCAAAGCTGCTGCGCGAAACGATCCTGCCGCTGACGCAGTATTACGCCTATGTTGAGGTGGTTTCCACGGAGCCCCAGAACCTGTGGGAGGAGTATCTTACGTTGAAGGCGGGGCACGACAACTTCGCGATGCAGCGCATTCTCAAGGCGGACGAAATCTATCCGGTACTGCACGAGTTGTTTCAGAAGCGCGCTGCCTGA